CAAAACGGGGCATAAAACGAATCATGCCGAACCAATAAGAAACTATCAAACGAAACCCTTTCATTGAGAATATTTAAAAGACTCAAACATACTTGCCACAATTTCTTATCCTCTTTCCTGTAGGGAACTGAATTTTGCCGAAGCTCAATCTCATTAAGCTTATCAGCAATCTCCTCAGCGCGGGCCAAGAATTGCACAACCGGGCTCGAGCGAAATTCAGCCCACCACTTCTCATTCTCCTCAATCTCTTCCTGGGTCGGGTTTTCCTTCTTTTCAGCAATCGGGTCTTCCTGCAAAATCCTCTCAACCTCAGGTGTGTGTCGGTAATCCGGCAAATTCTCACACTCCCAGTAGAATTGGTCGAGCATTTGGCGGTACTTTCCAGGTGTTTCATCGGGGTCAGTTTTGGGTTTTCGGGAAAACGGATTGGTTATGGAGGCGAAGCTTGAGTTTTTGGAGTGGGGTTTAAAGATTGAGGAGAGGAGGTGAATAGGTCGGAATGGGAGTTTTGGTCGGTTTCCGAACCAGTTATCGTTGAAGGggttgaaattaattgaagcCATTAGCGAAGTTAAGGCTGAGGACAGTAAAGAAAAAGCGCCGGCGGGGAGGGGGTGACAAAGCACGAATAAGGATGAGAGGGAGGAGGAAGGGCAGAGGggtttcttctctctctctctccccggGTTCTTGTCATACAAAAGAGTGCAGTGTGAGTTAAAGACGCGAGTCATGAGTGATGAGGGAGGGAAGGTTAATAGATTGATGGGCTAGATTGGATTAGCTTTACTTGTACGGAGAAAACGGGTCATAGCATTTCTGATTATTGTAGTCCATCTTAGGAACGGGGCTTCTCTCATCTCATAAAGTAGTGGGCCTTTGTTGGGTGTTGTGGAAAAGATTTGGGCCTCTGAATTCTTATAGGAATTTGCTGGCAATCAGTCAATCTCCAGGTTTATGGGGCTGTGTCCCACACCCATCAATTAATGTGCCATGAATGCACTTACTTACCCCAGTTTAATAACTGTCCCGggggtgagagagagagatataaAAGAGTTAACGTCGTAGAATTTAATTATGGGAGTGGGAGGAAGGTGGCATAGCATAGCGCGGGACTTAAAAGTGAAAGCCaatctgaaaagaaaaaggccaTAAAAGTTGAGTTGATAGAAACAAGATATGGATCAAAGAGAAACAGTAAAGTAGGCATTGcttgataataaatatattaaggcATGAGCAGGAGCAGTCAGTCTaacaaggaaatgaaaaatggaAATGGCTTCTCAAAGACGACAAGCAGTTTTCCGCTTCATTCTAATTACTTTTGGTTTACCACTAGTTTTGTTAATTATGTGTCAAGCTGATCTTGCGGCGTCGTCGTCTAGTATGGACGTATCTCTTCATTTCTCCAAGATTTCATCATCAGAAGATATTGATTCAGAAAACCGGGTTAATTTGTCGGTGTACTATGAATCCCTGTGCCCCTACTGTGCAAACTTCATTGTGAATCATCTGGTGAACATTTTCCACACAGATCTCCTCAACATTGTCAATCTCAGGCTTGTCCCTTGGGGCAACACTCAAATTCGCTCTAATGATTCCTGGATTTGCCAGGTACCTCCCTCCCCTATTCCTATTTTCCTCCACTCTCTTTAAAACTTATGGCCGTTTTGCTTTTGCAGCATGGCGTAGACGAGTGCGAATTGGATGTTACAGAAGCTTGTGCCATAAATGCGTGGCCTAGAGTGGTACGTATATACGTTGGCTGATAAAGCTTCTGATTTTGTTAGGCAGTTGTTTGTTTGTTCCCACATTTTTTGCGTGCAGGAGGCACACTTTAAGTTCATATATTGCGTGGAGCGACTGCATCTGATGAATAGACACGCGGAGTGGCCATCTTGTTATGCTGCAAACGGGTTGGATCCTCAGCCCATTGAGGATTGCTACAATAATGGGCTAGGTTATCAGGTTAGTCGTATACATGTATTTATAGCTTAGATGAATTCAAGAAAGCATATTGATTATTAAGAGTTGAAAATcatgtattaattttcttgcaaattgaaatgttaaaaaatcGATTATTCACTAAATGCAGCTTGAGAAAGCATATGCTGATGAAACTGCTACTCTCAATCCTCAACACAGATTTGTGCCATGGGTAGTTGTGGACAATTTTCCTCTTCAAGAAGTTAGTGCCTACACCACTCTTtctcttaatttcttttctcccGTGTCtctaaaacacaaaacaaaacaaccaaagataaagatatatatgtgAGGCAAATTTGGTTTTATGGATGCAGgattttgagaattttataGGCTACATCTGCAAAGCTTACAGAGGAGACAACATACCTAATGCTTGCAAATCAACTTCATTTGAGATCAACTCATTTGCAGTAGCAACTTGGACACCTCAAGTGTGTGCTCGGCTTGACGTTATAGACAGAGGCAGAAGACAGCAGCGTTACAAGTTTAACCAACATTTTGACAATGGAAGAAACGCAGAAATATTTTACATTCCGTAGAATGTGCTTCAGTAGTGTATTGTGTGCTTACTGTCATAAAACAGATTCCATGATGTAACATTCATATTACtggtaattatatatatgaaaatgaagtACAATAAGAATGTATTGAACTTCATATGTACCGTACCAAGTCAAATAGATCCAAGGTAATTTGCTGATCGATTTTGTAGAAAGtaagatcatcatcatctgtAACTAGAAACaaacgagagagagagagagccaTGTTGATAAAAGACACAAACATCAGATATTGAAAAAGACTAAGATTATGAGAAATGCTCCGCATTTCAACCTCAACAGCCCAAAGACTCCAGCTTCATGCCAGAAATCAGAGTTGATGTACATGTTTGTGCATGTGTTGGCTGCAAAACCAAATTAGAAATCTTCCTCAGAAAGGAAGGAACATGAAAGTCGATATGTCCGAGTGGTTAAGGAGACAGACTCGAAATCTGTTGGGCTCTGCCTGCGCAGGTTCGAATCCTGCTGTCGACgtttcatttcttttcctcaattttcttcttcttattatt
This Sesamum indicum cultivar Zhongzhi No. 13 linkage group LG5, S_indicum_v1.0, whole genome shotgun sequence DNA region includes the following protein-coding sequences:
- the LOC105161515 gene encoding gamma-interferon-inducible lysosomal thiol reductase, yielding MEMASQRRQAVFRFILITFGLPLVLLIMCQADLAASSSSMDVSLHFSKISSSEDIDSENRVNLSVYYESLCPYCANFIVNHLVNIFHTDLLNIVNLRLVPWGNTQIRSNDSWICQHGVDECELDVTEACAINAWPRVEAHFKFIYCVERLHLMNRHAEWPSCYAANGLDPQPIEDCYNNGLGYQLEKAYADETATLNPQHRFVPWVVVDNFPLQEDFENFIGYICKAYRGDNIPNACKSTSFEINSFAVATWTPQVCARLDVIDRGRRQQRYKFNQHFDNGRNAEIFYIP